One Mus musculus strain C57BL/6J chromosome X, GRCm38.p6 C57BL/6J DNA window includes the following coding sequences:
- the Gm5947 gene encoding uncharacterized protein LOC546397 isoform 2 (isoform 2 is encoded by transcript variant 2): protein MDQLIVDTRRFINEKDCIYKLSGLLSSLSAFMLEVLIASILSWRLWEFDSNAVQFVSFGLFEAYYPQQFNISGTLTKMLVYTPIDSTWNISTEFMYAQNLIVLAILMKPVVLVFCVIAIKISCTKNPLVEMQIYCYKISALILSVSSMFAFVSVIWNHMVDFYGHTTLDFPSDFPVKKEALTSKHLTVVLPVGLLIATMSLFGVIMFLSEISDLKLKRPVKANDASKMGLLDA from the exons ATGGATCAACTCATCGTTGATACTCGGAG ATTTATCAATGAGAAGGACTGCATCTACAAGCTGAGCGGCCTCCTTAGCAGCTTATCAGCTTTCATGCTTGAAGTACTCATTGCAAGCATCTTATCCTGGCGCCTATGGGAATTTGACAGCAATGCTGTGCAGTTTGTGTCCTTTGGCCTGTTTGAAGCTTATTACCCTCAGCAGTTTAACATCTCTGGAACACTAACCAAGATGCTGGTATACACCCCTATTGATTCAACTTGGAACATTTCAACTGAATTTATGTATGCACAGAACCTGATAGTATTGGCCATTTTGATGAAGCCTGTGGTTCTGGTTTTCTGTGTAATAGCCATTAAAATCAGCTGCACGAAGAACCCACTAGTGGAGATGCAGATATATTGCTACAAGATCTCTGCCTTAATTTTGTCTGTTAGCAGCATGTTCGCATTTGTTTCTGTGATCTGGAACCACATGGTAGATTTTTATGGCCACACCACTCTTGACTTTCCATCTGATTTTCCTGTTAAGAAAGAAGCTTTAACAAGCAAACATTTAACTGTGGTGTTACCAGTAGGCCTCCTTATAGCCACCATGTCACTCTTTGGTGTGATCATGTTTCTCTCTGAGATAAGCGATTTGAAACTAAAGCGTCCTGTGAAGGCCAATGATGCTTCCAAAATGGGCCTTCTAGATGCGTGA
- the Gm5947 gene encoding uncharacterized protein LOC546397 isoform 1 (isoform 1 is encoded by transcript variant 1) — translation MDQLIVDTRSVIYRFINEKDCIYKLSGLLSSLSAFMLEVLIASILSWRLWEFDSNAVQFVSFGLFEAYYPQQFNISGTLTKMLVYTPIDSTWNISTEFMYAQNLIVLAILMKPVVLVFCVIAIKISCTKNPLVEMQIYCYKISALILSVSSMFAFVSVIWNHMVDFYGHTTLDFPSDFPVKKEALTSKHLTVVLPVGLLIATMSLFGVIMFLSEISDLKLKRPVKANDASKMGLLDA, via the exons ATGGATCAACTCATCGTTGATACTCGGAG TGTCATCTACAGATTTATCAATGAGAAGGACTGCATCTACAAGCTGAGCGGCCTCCTTAGCAGCTTATCAGCTTTCATGCTTGAAGTACTCATTGCAAGCATCTTATCCTGGCGCCTATGGGAATTTGACAGCAATGCTGTGCAGTTTGTGTCCTTTGGCCTGTTTGAAGCTTATTACCCTCAGCAGTTTAACATCTCTGGAACACTAACCAAGATGCTGGTATACACCCCTATTGATTCAACTTGGAACATTTCAACTGAATTTATGTATGCACAGAACCTGATAGTATTGGCCATTTTGATGAAGCCTGTGGTTCTGGTTTTCTGTGTAATAGCCATTAAAATCAGCTGCACGAAGAACCCACTAGTGGAGATGCAGATATATTGCTACAAGATCTCTGCCTTAATTTTGTCTGTTAGCAGCATGTTCGCATTTGTTTCTGTGATCTGGAACCACATGGTAGATTTTTATGGCCACACCACTCTTGACTTTCCATCTGATTTTCCTGTTAAGAAAGAAGCTTTAACAAGCAAACATTTAACTGTGGTGTTACCAGTAGGCCTCCTTATAGCCACCATGTCACTCTTTGGTGTGATCATGTTTCTCTCTGAGATAAGCGATTTGAAACTAAAGCGTCCTGTGAAGGCCAATGATGCTTCCAAAATGGGCCTTCTAGATGCGTGA